DNA from Halorarum salinum:
TCAAGTACGATTTAGCCACGGTGTATCGTGACCATGGCTTCGAGCTTCACCCGCGCCGGTACAGCGAGGATCTGATCCGGGAGGTAGTGGCGGGGACCCGGTCGATGCCGCCGGACCCGCGGCCCGATCCGGCGAATGTGACGTATCCTACCATGGTTGAGTTGCAACAGCAGGTCGAGGACGGGGGTGACGGCTCCTACAAGGACCGGCAGTACGGGGCAACGGTTGCGAACCGGATGCGGGATGTGACGGACGTTGCCGGGCCTCTGTTCACCGCTGACCGGAACCCGCCGCTGGAGCAGTTGATGACCCAGAAGGTGGTCTGGGAGTTCGGGCAGCTCGGTGCGGATATTCAGAACTTTCTCATGGAGTATTTGCTGGTCTACGTCTACACCTACCGGTTGGCGAACGATCTGCGTGATGAGGATGCGCCGCTGCTCATGTTTGTGATTGATGAGGCGAAACGATTGTTCTCCCGGCACAAGGAGCAGCAGGCCGCGGCCGGTGAGCCTCTGGCGAATGACCTCTTGGAGAAGGTGCGCGGGTTCAACATGGCTTTGCTGATCGCGTCGCAGGAACCACGGAAATTGACTGAGACGGTGCGGGCGAACACGTATACGAAAATCCTGTTCCGACTGGAGAGCGGTGATGAGCGCCAGGTTATGGCGAACGCGATGGGACTGTCGAAGCCTCAGCGAGTATTTGCGGAATCTACCCTGGACGTGGGGAATGCGTTGGTCTCGGTCGGGCCGAATGAGGCAGTGCCAGTTGCGTTTACGAATGTGGACACCAGCGAACCCGTCCAGTACGAGGAACTCGTTGCCTCCCAATATGCCCAATGGGATGCCGTGTCGGGTGACCCCGCTTCTGATACATCTAGCTCTACTGTACTTGGCGGTGCTGAACAGACCGAACCCACCGATACAGTGTCTGTGGCGGACGAACACGCCGAGAAACCCGTCACCGAGTCACCTACTCAGCTATCCGATGAGGCGGCGGTTCTCTTGCAGGATGTGGTTGAGCATGAGTTCCGCCCGGTCACGGAGCGGTATCCGCGGGTTGGTGGGAAGAAAGCAGGGATCTCGGCGAAACAGGAGTTGCGCGACAACGGGTTCATCCGCGAGAAGTTTGTGACGTTGCAGACTGGTCGCATGAAGTTGTTAGAATTGACGGATGCTGGTCGGACCTATTTGATGGAGCAGGGTACTGAGGTGTCGCGTGTTGGTCGTGGCGGTGTTGTCCATCGGTTTTGGCAGTACCGGGTGAAGCACCTGCTTGAGGAGCAGGGGTGGACGGCGACGCGTGAAAAGGCGGATGCCGATGTGCTGGCGGAAACCGGTGACCGGGTCGTTGCTGTTGAGGTCGCGTTGCGTGATCGAGCTCGGGAAGTTGAGCACGTTCGGGATCGCTTAGCGGCTGGTGCGGATGCGGTGATTGTGTTAGGGAAGACACGGGCGATCTGTGAAGGATTGAAGCAGAAACTCGATGAAGAGGGTTTGTTGAGGCCGAGCGTTGTGATTGAGGTCGTCCGGGCGTTTGAAGGGGTTCAGGCGGTCGAATAGTGGTGTTTGCGGACCGTTCAAACCCGCCGAATTAGTGGGTACTGGAAGGAGAGATTCAGACAGGTTCTGTCAAAATATTCTTTAATTGGCGAGGGTATCGGTCACTGGGCTCGCCGTTATTCAGGCTTGGTTCCTGCGACGGATTCTCCATTCGTAGCACTGTTCGTATATGTCTCCGCTCTGAGTGAGTTCGAGGATCGCCAGTCGCGTAGCACCGCGGATGCTTCCCCAGCCATCTCCCCAGTCGGGCGCAGTCCACTGCCACTCCGCGTTCTTGTCGTCTCGCTGCCACCGGTCGTTTTCCAGCATGGTCGATGGGAGTGATCCATTGTGCCGGATGTTCGCCGGTAAGATGAT
Protein-coding regions in this window:
- a CDS encoding ATP-binding protein yields the protein MDADRLLRLLDRADLADNQRMQELVRIVSQTGGTRTAEYAEQLITHRVSQQLQYPFSVDSYPLATVPGPEQLYLGNVIGTARQFTLEEQVLRRHVEIAGATGTGKTTLLYQLLTGTNAPFWAFDRKQDYRQLLHVQPDVLVLPWERLGLNPLIPPPGVSLRLWTWVFAELFGHVHALLSASKNRLKYDLATVYRDHGFELHPRRYSEDLIREVVAGTRSMPPDPRPDPANVTYPTMVELQQQVEDGGDGSYKDRQYGATVANRMRDVTDVAGPLFTADRNPPLEQLMTQKVVWEFGQLGADIQNFLMEYLLVYVYTYRLANDLRDEDAPLLMFVIDEAKRLFSRHKEQQAAAGEPLANDLLEKVRGFNMALLIASQEPRKLTETVRANTYTKILFRLESGDERQVMANAMGLSKPQRVFAESTLDVGNALVSVGPNEAVPVAFTNVDTSEPVQYEELVASQYAQWDAVSGDPASDTSSSTVLGGAEQTEPTDTVSVADEHAEKPVTESPTQLSDEAAVLLQDVVEHEFRPVTERYPRVGGKKAGISAKQELRDNGFIREKFVTLQTGRMKLLELTDAGRTYLMEQGTEVSRVGRGGVVHRFWQYRVKHLLEEQGWTATREKADADVLAETGDRVVAVEVALRDRAREVEHVRDRLAAGADAVIVLGKTRAICEGLKQKLDEEGLLRPSVVIEVVRAFEGVQAVE